The Rhizobium leguminosarum genome includes a region encoding these proteins:
- a CDS encoding carbohydrate ABC transporter permease yields MSVRDLKGSGRWWALAGCLLWLAFTFFPLYWVAITSFKSPLGVVGGPTYIPFVDFDPTLTAWSELLSGARGQFYNTFISSTIIGLSASVLATFIGSMAAYALVRFTFEVKLLSGVIFVVVAFGGYLLGRHVLGYGQAISLIYAFVAALALAIGSSRIKLPGPLLGNDDIVFWFVSQRMFPPIVAAFALFLMYTEMGKLGFKLVDTYTGLTFAYVAFSLPIVIWLMRDFFAALPVEVEEAAMVDNVPSWRIFFGIVLPMSKPGLIATFMITLAFVWNEFLFALFLTSSKWQTLPILVAGQNSQRGDEWWSISAAALVAIIPMVVMAGILSRLMRSGLLLGAIK; encoded by the coding sequence ATGAGCGTGCGCGACCTCAAAGGATCCGGCCGCTGGTGGGCGCTCGCAGGCTGCCTACTGTGGCTCGCCTTCACCTTCTTTCCGCTTTACTGGGTGGCGATCACGTCGTTCAAGTCGCCGCTCGGCGTCGTCGGCGGACCGACCTATATTCCGTTCGTCGATTTCGACCCGACGCTGACAGCCTGGAGCGAGCTTCTGTCCGGCGCACGCGGCCAGTTCTACAACACCTTCATCAGCTCGACGATCATCGGGCTATCCGCATCGGTGCTGGCCACCTTCATCGGTTCGATGGCAGCCTATGCGCTGGTGCGCTTCACCTTCGAGGTCAAGCTGCTATCCGGGGTGATTTTCGTCGTTGTTGCCTTCGGCGGATATCTTCTTGGCCGTCATGTTCTGGGCTACGGACAGGCTATTTCGCTGATCTACGCCTTTGTCGCCGCGCTTGCGCTCGCCATCGGCTCCAGCCGCATCAAGCTTCCAGGGCCGCTCCTGGGCAATGATGATATCGTCTTCTGGTTCGTCAGCCAGCGCATGTTTCCGCCGATCGTCGCCGCCTTTGCCTTGTTCCTAATGTACACGGAAATGGGCAAGTTGGGGTTCAAGCTGGTGGACACCTATACGGGCCTCACCTTTGCCTATGTCGCCTTCTCGCTGCCGATCGTGATCTGGCTGATGCGCGATTTCTTTGCGGCACTGCCGGTGGAAGTCGAAGAGGCGGCGATGGTCGACAATGTGCCGTCGTGGAGAATTTTCTTCGGTATCGTCCTGCCCATGTCCAAGCCGGGCCTGATCGCGACATTCATGATCACGCTCGCCTTCGTCTGGAACGAGTTCCTGTTCGCACTCTTCCTGACCAGTTCCAAATGGCAGACCCTTCCCATTCTCGTCGCAGGGCAAAACAGCCAGCGCGGCGACGAGTGGTGGTCGATATCGGCAGCCGCCCTGGTCGCGATCATACCCATGGTCGTCATGGCGGGCATTTTGAGCAGGCTGATGCGGTCTGGCCTGCTTTTAGGAGCAATAAAGTGA
- a CDS encoding carbohydrate ABC transporter permease, translating into MTRNDPIKHFFIWPALLIVLVISIFPLIYSLTTSFMSLRLVPPIPARFVGFGNYTELLQNPRFWNVAWTTTIIAFVAVTLQYVIGFSVALALNRRVPGEGLFRVSFLVPMLVAPVAVALIARQILNPTMGPLNELMTVFGFPNLPFLTQTRWAIGAIISVEVWQWTPFVILMLLAGLQTLPEDVYEAAALENASPWQQFWGITFPMMLPISVAVVFIRLIESYKIIDTVFVMTGGGPGISTETLTLFAYQEGFKKFNLGYTSALSFLFLIVITVIGLVYLAILKPYLEKHK; encoded by the coding sequence ATGACCCGCAATGATCCGATCAAACACTTCTTCATCTGGCCGGCGTTGCTGATCGTGCTGGTGATCTCGATCTTCCCGCTGATCTATTCGCTGACCACCAGCTTCATGAGCCTGCGGCTCGTGCCGCCGATCCCCGCGCGTTTCGTCGGCTTCGGCAACTATACGGAACTGCTTCAGAATCCGCGCTTCTGGAATGTCGCCTGGACGACGACGATCATCGCTTTTGTGGCGGTGACGCTGCAATATGTCATCGGTTTTTCCGTGGCGCTGGCGCTTAACCGTCGGGTGCCTGGCGAAGGTTTGTTCCGGGTCAGCTTCCTGGTGCCAATGCTGGTAGCGCCCGTTGCCGTTGCACTCATTGCCCGCCAGATCCTCAATCCCACGATGGGCCCGCTCAATGAGCTGATGACCGTCTTCGGTTTTCCCAACCTGCCGTTTCTGACGCAGACCAGATGGGCTATCGGCGCCATCATTTCCGTCGAAGTGTGGCAGTGGACACCCTTCGTCATCCTTATGCTTCTTGCCGGGTTGCAAACCCTGCCGGAGGACGTCTACGAGGCTGCCGCGCTTGAAAATGCCAGCCCCTGGCAGCAGTTCTGGGGGATCACTTTCCCGATGATGCTGCCGATTTCGGTGGCTGTGGTCTTCATCCGCCTCATCGAGAGCTACAAGATCATCGACACGGTGTTCGTCATGACAGGAGGAGGGCCTGGCATTTCGACCGAAACGCTGACCCTGTTCGCGTATCAGGAGGGCTTCAAGAAGTTCAACCTCGGCTACACCTCCGCCCTGTCCTTCCTGTTCCTGATCGTCATTACCGTGATCGGGCTCGTCTATCTCGCCATCCTGAAGCCCTATCTGGAGAAGCACAAATGA